AGGCTGACATACCACTTCCATGGTACAGTAAGGCAGATAATTTCCATCTGCTAATTGATTTGATTATTTCAACATACTTTTATAATTGAGGAATGGAAATGAACAGAACTGAATTTCCTCatatttcttcagtatttgaataaatatcctttaaaaatactccTTGGACTTCCTTATCAATATTCCTACTTCTGGCAAAGAATGGCTAAGTTTGAAGTAGCTAAGTAAATCACTTTGTTAATTCTGCTCATCATGTGTTTGTTACAAAACTATtccttgcaaaaaaaatctgccataACAACTTAACATTCAGTTCTGTAAACAACATTAGAATTACAATTCATTGTAGGAGAAGGGTTAGTGAAAAAGattatataaatgtttattactTCTTGGTTTTACAtgataaacaacaacaacaacaacaaaaatactatatgataaaaaagaaaatagcaaggTCTGTTCTGGGGTCTGGAGTCTGAGTACCATGACTTGACAAGTGCCTCACTTCTCACTGCAGGCAGTTTGAGAAAGACAGAGTGGTTTGCAGGTCAGCAGACAGTAACCAAAAGCCTACCAAGAAAATCAATGGCTCTGACTGTTTTTTGGGGGCAGAGTTTCTTCTCAAATTAGTGTCAAAACCCAAACACAAGCATTCCTCTGCCAGATCCAATTTTTCTTCACTGGATTCAGCATGCTTGCAAAGTTATAAGAATTTGTGATTCATTCTATTTTGCCCCTTGATTCTGGCTTCCACTAGTAGCTCACATATTTCCAAAGACAAAGACAATCGttattctaaaatgaaaaaagcagtaacactactttcctgttttattaaGCAATTTCCTACCTATTTTTAATCCCTCCAATTTAataaattttcttgcttttttataGCTAGGTTCACTGCAAgagcaactgttttttttttttttttttttttttttaaaatatatatatcattaaaAGTTAGAGGAGTTGTAGACCTGAAGGAGCTTAATGAGCATTCAGGGCTTGCTTTCAAaattatctctctctcttcttgcaTTTAATATGgtataaaacattaaatgttCCAAATTTGTAAGCAATTACAGTAGTATAAAATAGATGTTAGTGAAGTAAGAAACAAGCTCTTTCAAATGGGTGAAAAATCTCTTGCTAACAACCCTGAAtcttgaatcacagaataattagAGCCTGTGTTATGGGCAGACAGCACAAACTTACTCCCACAATGCTTCCTCTCTCAGTAGTATGTTTCAATCCCACCTACAGGAGGTGGAAAGGGAAACTTCTGACTTCCAGCCTGTcaggtttgctttctttgttaaGCATTGTAAGGAGGGTACCAACTGTGGTACTATTGCTTTTTTATAAATTGgaaatgttactgaaaacaGTTGTTGTTAGAGAATGAATACTACAGAGATTTGTAATGTATGActcaaaacagacagaaaagtgATGAACAGACCAACAGATAAACTGACAGATtgacaaaagcagcacagactTATCAGACACCACTAACTTTATTGGTGGCAGTGGCACTGCTATGTCAGCTCAAATTTGAATCAGTGATTTAAGAGTAAAAGATTTCGTATCCTGTTTTCCTCCCACTGCCATcatcagagaacaaaacagcaatTGCGTTTACCTGTAGATCAGGACTTCATCATCTGAACAGTTATACTGCAGCTGATACATTTTTACCCGAGGGGCTGACTTGCTCACTGTCCACTTCACCAAAGCTGAGGTAGTTGTCACCTCTGACACCAGGACAGCCCTTTCTGGTGGGCCTTTTGTTTCCCCTCGGTTAGACTTGCTGGAGCTGGTGATGTCTGAGAGTCTGGATTTTGGTGGGGCTGCTCGTCCTGTGCCATTGCTGAGGTGAGGGAGCTGAACAATTGAGAGCTCGATCGTTGCGGTGGACTCTCCGGCAGCATTGGCTGCTATGCATGTAAAAGTCCCGTAATCCTTGGATGTGGTGATGAGAATATCTAAGGTGCCGTTGTCATAGACAGATGTCCTTGAAGAGTTCCCAATGAGGCGGTCATCGGGGGCCACCCAGTGAATGATGGGGGTGGGATCCCCAATGGCTTTGCATTTCAGTGTAGCAGTTTGCCCTTCTAAAACGAGCAACTTGTGAGTATGTTGTGTGATAAGAGGAGGCTCACAGACAAATTCTTCCTCCCGTACATACCAGAAGTACCTTCCTTTTAGACCTGGGGGAGAAGCACAAGTTTCCATATCATCATCCCTGTCAAGTCGCCTTAACCACAGCAGCTCACAGTTGCAGTGCAGGGGGTTACCCCCGAAGCTGAGAGATAAAGGTGGAGAAAATGGTGTAACAGCTAATGGAATTACTTGAGATCTGGCAAAGATAGGATCAGGGGGAAGCTTCTGAAGTCTGTTGGATGTTAGATCCAACCTGGCCAATTTCTGAAGATCTGCAAATGTCCCCTCTGTAATATAATCTATCAGGTTATGATCCAAACTGAGCTGGTGCAAGTTTATCATCTTTCTTATGGATTCCCAGGGAATGCTTCGGAGGTTATTATAGGAAAGGTCTAAGTCTTCCAATGTCAGCAAAAAATCCTCAAAGGCTTCATCAGAAATGCTGCTTAGCTGGTTGTTGTTTAAAATCAAGTGCTGAAGGTTAATTAAGCCTCTCAAAATATCCTCTCCAATGTCAGGCAGCCTGTTGCTGTCCAGATGTAAAGACCGAAGGCTCTCCAAGTCAGTGAAAGAGTAGGGCTGTATGTAACTGATTGTGTTTCTGGATAAAGTGAGGTCAACAAGCCCAGACATATTGGCAAAATCCTGTCGGCTGATATTAATAATAAAGTTGCCCCCGAGGCGAAGTTCAACAGTCCTTCGATCTATGTCTAGTGGTACAAACAGGAGACCTTTGGAGGGACACAAAGTCCCCAGTGACTCAGACAGGTTCTGACAGACACAATATTTGGGACAAGCGTTGACCATGACAGCCATTCCAAACACCAGGATGCTGCAGAGCAATTTTTCCATGGTAAATCATGCAACAGTACCtgcaagaaatgaaaagagTTACAAGGAACATCAGCAGTTATGATAGTGTTACCTTTCATCTATCCTTCATCTAACATCTACTTCCAGAGAGACTTGCCAGTGCTTCCTCTCAGGAGTAACACTCACAGTGATCAACATTCTGTGATGGGAAGGTTAAGTGTTATGACAACATGCTTCCCcacataatgctttttttttttttttttttttttttttttatgtgggtTTGGTTCCAAAACTGAATGGAATAGAAATTCTTAGAGCTTATGCCTGGTAACAGATCATTGTAATTGCCTATTCTCTAGTTAcagttttataatttttattggGTAGCTGGTAGAGGACAAATCTTGCTGTCAGATTGCATGGCTTacttaaaacactgaaagattTCACTTGGACTACTGCCTGCTTCTTTGAGGGTAGAAGCTGTCTTATAGTAATTACATATTGCTGCATAATAATGTGGAATTAATCTTAGGGTTGAAAGAGCTGATTTTATGGATAAAAATAACTGCATATTTACCCTTCAGTAATGTGGTTGGTAATGACCATGTAATTATCTGGTCAGTCCTGGGGCGAGTCAGTTCACTTGCCCACCCTTAATAAAATTCATGATAGGCAgcttaggaaaaagaaattgcttgCATAATCATCA
The nucleotide sequence above comes from Aythya fuligula isolate bAytFul2 chromosome 3, bAytFul2.pri, whole genome shotgun sequence. Encoded proteins:
- the LRFN2 gene encoding leucine-rich repeat and fibronectin type-III domain-containing protein 2 — its product is MEKLLCSILVFGMAVMVNACPKYCVCQNLSESLGTLCPSKGLLFVPLDIDRRTVELRLGGNFIINISRQDFANMSGLVDLTLSRNTISYIQPYSFTDLESLRSLHLDSNRLPDIGEDILRGLINLQHLILNNNQLSSISDEAFEDFLLTLEDLDLSYNNLRSIPWESIRKMINLHQLSLDHNLIDYITEGTFADLQKLARLDLTSNRLQKLPPDPIFARSQVIPLAVTPFSPPLSLSFGGNPLHCNCELLWLRRLDRDDDMETCASPPGLKGRYFWYVREEEFVCEPPLITQHTHKLLVLEGQTATLKCKAIGDPTPIIHWVAPDDRLIGNSSRTSVYDNGTLDILITTSKDYGTFTCIAANAAGESTATIELSIVQLPHLSNGTGRAAPPKSRLSDITSSSKSNRGETKGPPERAVLVSEVTTTSALVKWTVSKSAPRVKMYQLQYNCSDDEVLIYRMIPATNKAFVVNNLVSGTGYDLCVLAMWDDTATTLTATNIVGCAQFFTKEDYPQCQSMHSQFLGGTMILVIGGIIVATLLVFIVILMVRYKVCNNSQGKMSNVSNVYSQTNGAQPVQNGVLPQVNPKVVVRNELMEFNCESVRSSISSSSSSLNSRDCDNYSLQSEQGTLSSKWRPPSRSKHNIDRLMGAFASLELKCQKKEETTDSRTSTVARHSDKEPLLGQPESKFRSLLMLPLEGKTKRSHSFDMGDFATSQCCTYPKKITNIWTKRSLSVNGMLLQYDDNDLTGAKGTYGSSEWVMESTV